Proteins from one Ananas comosus cultivar F153 linkage group 5, ASM154086v1, whole genome shotgun sequence genomic window:
- the LOC109709813 gene encoding UDP-glucuronate:xylan alpha-glucuronosyltransferase 1-like isoform X3: MILTLIYAPTVYNDRQPRSSSRFGEVGWIWDRTKFDPRYVSSLDIQWNDISKALENLHPAKGKLEIGLLNFNFTEFGHWKQMYPNTDLSVIRLDRAEKSVTWAKLYPEWIDEEEETKIPACPSLPEPEFRLGSQFDLIVVKLPCSKSGSWSRDVARLHLQLSAAKVAVASSRSTSPVHVLVVTDCFPIPNLFPCKYLARREGNAWLYKPDLSTLREKLRLPVGSCELAVPLKAKARLYSVRRRREAYATILHSADAYVCGAIAAAQSIRQAGSRRDLVILVDESISGEHRAGLESAGWKVRTIRRIRNPKARQDAYNEWNYSKFRLWQLTDYDKVVFVDADLLVLRSVDFLFAAPEISATGNNASLFNSGVMVIEPSNCTFGLLMEHVHEITSYNGGDQGYLNEIFTWWHRIPRRMNFLKHFWEGDSEAAKAQKTRLFAAEPPVLYVLHYLGMKPWLCFRDYDCNWNADIYRQFASDAAHARWWRVHDGMPENLRKFCFLSTRQKAALEWDRRQAEQANFSDGHWRRSIRDPRRGVCVEKFCSWESMLLHWGETNWTGASTVQVQGQVQVQANPSL, encoded by the exons ATGATTCTGACACTGATATACGCCCCGACAGTGTACAATGACCGTCAGCCCCGTTCCAGTTCTCG GTTCGGAGAAGTCGGTTGGATTTGGGACCGGACGAAGTTCGATCCCCGATATGTATCATCCCTAGATATTCAATGGAATGACATATCGAAAGCCCTCGAAAATCTGCACCCTGCAAAAGGAAAGCTCGAAATTGGCTTATTGAACTTCAATTTTACGGAATTCGGCCACTGGAAGCAAATGTACCCCAACACAGATCTTTCAGTTATTCGACTCGACCGCGCCGAAAAAAGTGTTACATGGGCGAAGCTCTACCCCGAATGGAtcgacgaagaggaagagacCAAAATTCCGGCATGCCCGTCACTTCCTGAGCCCGAGTTCCGTTTGGGCTCGCAATTCGACCTGATCGTCGTCAAGTTACCGTGCAGCAAGTCAGGAAGCTGGTCGAGAGACGTGGCGCGGCTGCACCTGCAGCTCTCGGCGGCCAAAGTCGCGGTGGCTTCTTCGAGAAGCACTTCTCCGGTCCACGTTCTTGTGGTGACCGATTGTTTTCCGATCCCGAACTTGTTTCCGTGTAAATACCTCGCGAGAAGAGAAGGCAATGCTTGGCTGTATAAGCCGGATTTGAGCACACTCAGGGAAAAGCTCCGGCTTCCGGTCGGGTCCTGCGAGCTCGCGGTCCCTCTGAAAGCTAAAG CGCGGTTATACTCGGTGCGCAGACGCCGGGAGGCGTACGCGACAATCCTGCACTCGGCGGACGCGTACGTCTGCGGGGCGATCGCCGCGGCGCAGAGCATCCGGCAGGCGGGGTCGCGCCGCGACCTGGTCATCCTCGTCGACGAGTCGATCAGCGGCGAGCACCGCGCGGGGCTGGAGTCCGCCGGCTGGAAGGTGAGGACGATACGGCGCATTCGCAATCCGAAGGCCCGGCAGGACGCGTACAACGAGTGGAACTACAGCAAGTTCCGGCTGTGGCAGCTCACCGACTACGACAAGGTGGTCTTCGTCGACGCCGACCTCCTCGTCCTGCGGAGCGTGGACTTCTTATTCGCGGCGCCGGAGATCAGCGCCACGGGGAACAACGCGAGCCTGTTCAACTCCGGCGTGATGGTGATCGAGCCGTCGAACTGCACGTTCGGGCTGCTGATGGAGCACGTCCACGAGATCACGTCGTACAACGGCGGCGACCAAGGCTACCTGAACGAGATCTTCACGTGGTGGCATCGGATTCCGAGGCGCATGAACTTCCTGAAGCACTTCTGGGAGGGCGACAGCGAGGCCGCGAAGGCGCAGAAGACGCGGCTGTTCGCTGCGGAGCCGCCGGTGCTCTACGTGCTCCACTACCTGGGGATGAAGCCGTGGCTGTGCTTCCGCGACTATGACTGCAACTGGAATGCGGATATATACAGGCAGTTTGCGAGCGACGCCGCGCACGCGAGGTGGTGGAGAGTGCACGACGGAATGCCGGAGAATCTGCGGAAGTTTTGCTTTCTGAGCACGCGGCAGAAGGCGGCGCTGGAGTGGGACCGCAGGCAGGCCGAGCAGGCGAATTTCAGCGACGGTCATTGGAGGAGGAGCATTCGCGATCCGCGGCGCGGAGTTTGCGTGGAGAAGTTCTGCTCCTGGGAGAGCATGCTGCTGCACTGGGGCGAGACGAATTGGACCGGCGCGAGCACGGTGCAGGTGCAGGGGCAGGTGCAGGTGCAGGCGAATCCGAGTTTATGA
- the LOC109709813 gene encoding UDP-glucuronate:xylan alpha-glucuronosyltransferase 1-like isoform X1, translating to MSVDSCVDFRPDDASRIDTRTANVALSLNSLEQRHRPVAILRPQRIKVLKEVGKFNLLIVEKGPSFKSRSLKLVLLTIVCGMILTLIYAPTVYNDRQPRSSSRFGEVGWIWDRTKFDPRYVSSLDIQWNDISKALENLHPAKGKLEIGLLNFNFTEFGHWKQMYPNTDLSVIRLDRAEKSVTWAKLYPEWIDEEEETKIPACPSLPEPEFRLGSQFDLIVVKLPCSKSGSWSRDVARLHLQLSAAKVAVASSRSTSPVHVLVVTDCFPIPNLFPCKYLARREGNAWLYKPDLSTLREKLRLPVGSCELAVPLKAKARLYSVRRRREAYATILHSADAYVCGAIAAAQSIRQAGSRRDLVILVDESISGEHRAGLESAGWKVRTIRRIRNPKARQDAYNEWNYSKFRLWQLTDYDKVVFVDADLLVLRSVDFLFAAPEISATGNNASLFNSGVMVIEPSNCTFGLLMEHVHEITSYNGGDQGYLNEIFTWWHRIPRRMNFLKHFWEGDSEAAKAQKTRLFAAEPPVLYVLHYLGMKPWLCFRDYDCNWNADIYRQFASDAAHARWWRVHDGMPENLRKFCFLSTRQKAALEWDRRQAEQANFSDGHWRRSIRDPRRGVCVEKFCSWESMLLHWGETNWTGASTVQVQGQVQVQANPSL from the exons ATGAGTGTGGATTCTTGTGTTGATTTCCGACCAGATGACGCCAGCCGGATCGATACGAGAACAGCGAATGTGGCGCTGTCTCTCAATTCTCTCGAGCAGCGCCACCGCCCTGTCGCGATTCT AAGGCCCCAAAGAATCAAGGTCCTGAAAGAAGTCGGCAAGTTCAACCTACTCATCGTCGAAAAGGGCCCGAGCTTCAAGTCTCGGTCTCTAAAACTCGTTCTACTTACGATCGTATGCGGGATGATTCTGACACTGATATACGCCCCGACAGTGTACAATGACCGTCAGCCCCGTTCCAGTTCTCG GTTCGGAGAAGTCGGTTGGATTTGGGACCGGACGAAGTTCGATCCCCGATATGTATCATCCCTAGATATTCAATGGAATGACATATCGAAAGCCCTCGAAAATCTGCACCCTGCAAAAGGAAAGCTCGAAATTGGCTTATTGAACTTCAATTTTACGGAATTCGGCCACTGGAAGCAAATGTACCCCAACACAGATCTTTCAGTTATTCGACTCGACCGCGCCGAAAAAAGTGTTACATGGGCGAAGCTCTACCCCGAATGGAtcgacgaagaggaagagacCAAAATTCCGGCATGCCCGTCACTTCCTGAGCCCGAGTTCCGTTTGGGCTCGCAATTCGACCTGATCGTCGTCAAGTTACCGTGCAGCAAGTCAGGAAGCTGGTCGAGAGACGTGGCGCGGCTGCACCTGCAGCTCTCGGCGGCCAAAGTCGCGGTGGCTTCTTCGAGAAGCACTTCTCCGGTCCACGTTCTTGTGGTGACCGATTGTTTTCCGATCCCGAACTTGTTTCCGTGTAAATACCTCGCGAGAAGAGAAGGCAATGCTTGGCTGTATAAGCCGGATTTGAGCACACTCAGGGAAAAGCTCCGGCTTCCGGTCGGGTCCTGCGAGCTCGCGGTCCCTCTGAAAGCTAAAG CGCGGTTATACTCGGTGCGCAGACGCCGGGAGGCGTACGCGACAATCCTGCACTCGGCGGACGCGTACGTCTGCGGGGCGATCGCCGCGGCGCAGAGCATCCGGCAGGCGGGGTCGCGCCGCGACCTGGTCATCCTCGTCGACGAGTCGATCAGCGGCGAGCACCGCGCGGGGCTGGAGTCCGCCGGCTGGAAGGTGAGGACGATACGGCGCATTCGCAATCCGAAGGCCCGGCAGGACGCGTACAACGAGTGGAACTACAGCAAGTTCCGGCTGTGGCAGCTCACCGACTACGACAAGGTGGTCTTCGTCGACGCCGACCTCCTCGTCCTGCGGAGCGTGGACTTCTTATTCGCGGCGCCGGAGATCAGCGCCACGGGGAACAACGCGAGCCTGTTCAACTCCGGCGTGATGGTGATCGAGCCGTCGAACTGCACGTTCGGGCTGCTGATGGAGCACGTCCACGAGATCACGTCGTACAACGGCGGCGACCAAGGCTACCTGAACGAGATCTTCACGTGGTGGCATCGGATTCCGAGGCGCATGAACTTCCTGAAGCACTTCTGGGAGGGCGACAGCGAGGCCGCGAAGGCGCAGAAGACGCGGCTGTTCGCTGCGGAGCCGCCGGTGCTCTACGTGCTCCACTACCTGGGGATGAAGCCGTGGCTGTGCTTCCGCGACTATGACTGCAACTGGAATGCGGATATATACAGGCAGTTTGCGAGCGACGCCGCGCACGCGAGGTGGTGGAGAGTGCACGACGGAATGCCGGAGAATCTGCGGAAGTTTTGCTTTCTGAGCACGCGGCAGAAGGCGGCGCTGGAGTGGGACCGCAGGCAGGCCGAGCAGGCGAATTTCAGCGACGGTCATTGGAGGAGGAGCATTCGCGATCCGCGGCGCGGAGTTTGCGTGGAGAAGTTCTGCTCCTGGGAGAGCATGCTGCTGCACTGGGGCGAGACGAATTGGACCGGCGCGAGCACGGTGCAGGTGCAGGGGCAGGTGCAGGTGCAGGCGAATCCGAGTTTATGA
- the LOC109709871 gene encoding glycolipid transfer protein 3-like isoform X1 produces the protein MKRRREETEKGFTEIRLAMEELSSSLTPHEETKASTLALLSLSKQLLHFLDKIGPTLLVLRQDIQQNVERVEEAYAKDPSKYSNLTEILMIEVGEGTTRKPNSCTKAILWLTRSTNFAVSLLERLVKCSELSLREVVEEAYRSTLEPWHGWISSAAYRVALKLIPEREIFVDLLMGKSLCFEELTGDIKSLLSMLQPFLDEINAILKKHRFDKLKST, from the exons atgaagaggagaagggaagagacAGAGAAGGGCTTCACAGAGATAAGGTTGGCAATGGAGGAGCTCTCCTCATCACTAACCCCTCATGAGGAGACCAAAGCCTCCACCTTggctttgctctctctctccaaacaaCTCCTCCACTTCCTtg ATAAGATTGGCCCTACACTGCTAGTGTTAAGACAAGACATACAACAAAATGTGGAG aGAGTGGAAGAAGCGTATGCGAAAGATCCATCCAAGTACTCAAACTTGACGGAGATATTAATGATAGAGGTTGGCGAGGGAACGACAAGGAAGCCCAACAGTTGCACCAAAGCTATTCTCTGGCTAACTAG GTCCACGAACTTCGCTGTATCTTTGCTGGAAAGATTAGTGAAGTGCTCCGAATTGAGCCTACGAGAAGTGGTGGAAGAAGCTTACAGGAGTACGCTAGAGCCGTGGCATGGCTGGATCTCCTCGGCTGCTTATCGG GTAGCTTTAAAGCTCATTCCGGAGAGAGAAATATTTGTCGATTTGTTGATGGGTAAATCCCTGTGCTTCGAGGAGTTGACGGGAGATATAAAGAGCTTACTCTCCATGCTTCAGCCTTTTCTAGATGAAATTAATGCCATTTTG AAAAAACATCGGTTCGACAAATTGAAGTCGACGTAA
- the LOC109709813 gene encoding UDP-glucuronate:xylan alpha-glucuronosyltransferase 1-like isoform X2, whose amino-acid sequence MSVDSCVDFRPDDASRIDTRTANVALSLNSLEQRHRPVAILPQRIKVLKEVGKFNLLIVEKGPSFKSRSLKLVLLTIVCGMILTLIYAPTVYNDRQPRSSSRFGEVGWIWDRTKFDPRYVSSLDIQWNDISKALENLHPAKGKLEIGLLNFNFTEFGHWKQMYPNTDLSVIRLDRAEKSVTWAKLYPEWIDEEEETKIPACPSLPEPEFRLGSQFDLIVVKLPCSKSGSWSRDVARLHLQLSAAKVAVASSRSTSPVHVLVVTDCFPIPNLFPCKYLARREGNAWLYKPDLSTLREKLRLPVGSCELAVPLKAKARLYSVRRRREAYATILHSADAYVCGAIAAAQSIRQAGSRRDLVILVDESISGEHRAGLESAGWKVRTIRRIRNPKARQDAYNEWNYSKFRLWQLTDYDKVVFVDADLLVLRSVDFLFAAPEISATGNNASLFNSGVMVIEPSNCTFGLLMEHVHEITSYNGGDQGYLNEIFTWWHRIPRRMNFLKHFWEGDSEAAKAQKTRLFAAEPPVLYVLHYLGMKPWLCFRDYDCNWNADIYRQFASDAAHARWWRVHDGMPENLRKFCFLSTRQKAALEWDRRQAEQANFSDGHWRRSIRDPRRGVCVEKFCSWESMLLHWGETNWTGASTVQVQGQVQVQANPSL is encoded by the exons ATGAGTGTGGATTCTTGTGTTGATTTCCGACCAGATGACGCCAGCCGGATCGATACGAGAACAGCGAATGTGGCGCTGTCTCTCAATTCTCTCGAGCAGCGCCACCGCCCTGTCGCGATTCT GCCCCAAAGAATCAAGGTCCTGAAAGAAGTCGGCAAGTTCAACCTACTCATCGTCGAAAAGGGCCCGAGCTTCAAGTCTCGGTCTCTAAAACTCGTTCTACTTACGATCGTATGCGGGATGATTCTGACACTGATATACGCCCCGACAGTGTACAATGACCGTCAGCCCCGTTCCAGTTCTCG GTTCGGAGAAGTCGGTTGGATTTGGGACCGGACGAAGTTCGATCCCCGATATGTATCATCCCTAGATATTCAATGGAATGACATATCGAAAGCCCTCGAAAATCTGCACCCTGCAAAAGGAAAGCTCGAAATTGGCTTATTGAACTTCAATTTTACGGAATTCGGCCACTGGAAGCAAATGTACCCCAACACAGATCTTTCAGTTATTCGACTCGACCGCGCCGAAAAAAGTGTTACATGGGCGAAGCTCTACCCCGAATGGAtcgacgaagaggaagagacCAAAATTCCGGCATGCCCGTCACTTCCTGAGCCCGAGTTCCGTTTGGGCTCGCAATTCGACCTGATCGTCGTCAAGTTACCGTGCAGCAAGTCAGGAAGCTGGTCGAGAGACGTGGCGCGGCTGCACCTGCAGCTCTCGGCGGCCAAAGTCGCGGTGGCTTCTTCGAGAAGCACTTCTCCGGTCCACGTTCTTGTGGTGACCGATTGTTTTCCGATCCCGAACTTGTTTCCGTGTAAATACCTCGCGAGAAGAGAAGGCAATGCTTGGCTGTATAAGCCGGATTTGAGCACACTCAGGGAAAAGCTCCGGCTTCCGGTCGGGTCCTGCGAGCTCGCGGTCCCTCTGAAAGCTAAAG CGCGGTTATACTCGGTGCGCAGACGCCGGGAGGCGTACGCGACAATCCTGCACTCGGCGGACGCGTACGTCTGCGGGGCGATCGCCGCGGCGCAGAGCATCCGGCAGGCGGGGTCGCGCCGCGACCTGGTCATCCTCGTCGACGAGTCGATCAGCGGCGAGCACCGCGCGGGGCTGGAGTCCGCCGGCTGGAAGGTGAGGACGATACGGCGCATTCGCAATCCGAAGGCCCGGCAGGACGCGTACAACGAGTGGAACTACAGCAAGTTCCGGCTGTGGCAGCTCACCGACTACGACAAGGTGGTCTTCGTCGACGCCGACCTCCTCGTCCTGCGGAGCGTGGACTTCTTATTCGCGGCGCCGGAGATCAGCGCCACGGGGAACAACGCGAGCCTGTTCAACTCCGGCGTGATGGTGATCGAGCCGTCGAACTGCACGTTCGGGCTGCTGATGGAGCACGTCCACGAGATCACGTCGTACAACGGCGGCGACCAAGGCTACCTGAACGAGATCTTCACGTGGTGGCATCGGATTCCGAGGCGCATGAACTTCCTGAAGCACTTCTGGGAGGGCGACAGCGAGGCCGCGAAGGCGCAGAAGACGCGGCTGTTCGCTGCGGAGCCGCCGGTGCTCTACGTGCTCCACTACCTGGGGATGAAGCCGTGGCTGTGCTTCCGCGACTATGACTGCAACTGGAATGCGGATATATACAGGCAGTTTGCGAGCGACGCCGCGCACGCGAGGTGGTGGAGAGTGCACGACGGAATGCCGGAGAATCTGCGGAAGTTTTGCTTTCTGAGCACGCGGCAGAAGGCGGCGCTGGAGTGGGACCGCAGGCAGGCCGAGCAGGCGAATTTCAGCGACGGTCATTGGAGGAGGAGCATTCGCGATCCGCGGCGCGGAGTTTGCGTGGAGAAGTTCTGCTCCTGGGAGAGCATGCTGCTGCACTGGGGCGAGACGAATTGGACCGGCGCGAGCACGGTGCAGGTGCAGGGGCAGGTGCAGGTGCAGGCGAATCCGAGTTTATGA
- the LOC109709871 gene encoding glycolipid transfer protein 3-like isoform X2 has translation MTTSMAKRDKIGPTLLVLRQDIQQNVERVEEAYAKDPSKYSNLTEILMIEVGEGTTRKPNSCTKAILWLTRSTNFAVSLLERLVKCSELSLREVVEEAYRSTLEPWHGWISSAAYRVALKLIPEREIFVDLLMGKSLCFEELTGDIKSLLSMLQPFLDEINAILKKHRFDKLKST, from the exons aTGACAACATCCATGGCAAAGAGAG ATAAGATTGGCCCTACACTGCTAGTGTTAAGACAAGACATACAACAAAATGTGGAG aGAGTGGAAGAAGCGTATGCGAAAGATCCATCCAAGTACTCAAACTTGACGGAGATATTAATGATAGAGGTTGGCGAGGGAACGACAAGGAAGCCCAACAGTTGCACCAAAGCTATTCTCTGGCTAACTAG GTCCACGAACTTCGCTGTATCTTTGCTGGAAAGATTAGTGAAGTGCTCCGAATTGAGCCTACGAGAAGTGGTGGAAGAAGCTTACAGGAGTACGCTAGAGCCGTGGCATGGCTGGATCTCCTCGGCTGCTTATCGG GTAGCTTTAAAGCTCATTCCGGAGAGAGAAATATTTGTCGATTTGTTGATGGGTAAATCCCTGTGCTTCGAGGAGTTGACGGGAGATATAAAGAGCTTACTCTCCATGCTTCAGCCTTTTCTAGATGAAATTAATGCCATTTTG AAAAAACATCGGTTCGACAAATTGAAGTCGACGTAA